Proteins co-encoded in one Hyla sarda isolate aHylSar1 chromosome 4, aHylSar1.hap1, whole genome shotgun sequence genomic window:
- the LOC130367046 gene encoding protein spinster homolog 1-like has product MASPQDPLLKEEEEAMEDHSDMDVEKGDIPERQNLPSLSVMSTARSIITVVILAFVNLLIYANRSSVAGVLPYIQKAYDTNASLSGLLNTLFIGSYVLVAPIAGYLGDHCNKKYTVCAGVIVWLSMTLTLSFIPDGYFLLFLLTSGLVGAGEATFCTIAPSIIADLFTSDQRTRMLNVFYSVIPVGCGLGYIIGPKVTDAARGDWHWAFRVTPGLGLIAVALMILVTKELPRTTTNGKKNNKSQKFAKWATDLKKLFKNRSFMLTTMGSMAVSFIVGAIGVWGPSYLTHARTLLQEKDPCRAEPCDYHDILIFGVVTVVSGILGVVAGTEISKRYRKSNPRADPLVCGCAMMLSAPFLLLALTFGNISLVATNIFIFIGETLLSVNFTLISDIILKVVTPWRRSSALAVQMTIYHLLIDAGSPYLIGLISDTYERGYAKSPLLKYRSLEYALMTCTIMAVIGGAFFMATALYIERDEKEAEMESEPPSSSSSSLLPADEDRASD; this is encoded by the coding sequence atggcctctccacaagacccattgctgaaggaggaggaagaagcaatggaggaccatagtgatatggatgtagaaaagggcgatatccctgagaggcagaacctgccatctctaagcgtgatgtccaccgcacgttccatcatcaccgtagtgatcctcgcctttgttaatttgctcatctatgcaaatcgctccagcgtggcgggggtgctgccttatatacagaaagcatatgacaccaatgctagtctgtccggcttattgaatacattgttcattggaagctacgtgctggtcgcaccaattgccggatatttgggcgaccactgtaataagaaatatactgtttgcgcaggagtcatcgtttggctgagcatgacacttaccctgtcattcatccctgacgggtatttcctgctcttcctgctgacgagtggactggttggagccggagaggcgactttctgcaccatcgccccctccatcattgcagacctttttacaagtgaccagcggacccgcatgctgaacgtgttttactccgtcatacctgtaggctgcggactaggatacatcatcgggcccaaagtgactgatgcagcaaggggcgattggcactgggcatttcgggtcacccctggcctgggcctcatagctgtggctttgatgattttggtcacaaaggagcttccaagaacgactacaaacgggaagaagaacaacaaatcccagaagtttgccaaatgggcgacagatctgaaaaaactatttaaaaatcgaagtttcatgttaaccaccatgggatcgatggctgtatccttcatagtgggagccataggtgtatggggtccgtcatacctgacccacgcacgaacactcctacaagagaaggacccttgccgtgctgaaccgtgtgactatcacgacatcctaatatttggtgtggttacagtcgtttccggcattctgggagttgtagcagggacggagataagtaaaagatatcgcaaatccaacccacgggcggacccgcttgtgtgtggatgcgcgatgatgctctccgccccttttcttctgttggcattgacttttggcaacatcagcctcgttgccaccaacatcttcatcttcatcggagagacgcttctgtcagtaaatttcaccctcatatctgacattatactaaaagtagtaactccgtggaggagatcttcagccctggccgtgcagatgacaatctatcacctcctaattgacgccggcagcccgtacctcatcggcctgatatctgacacctacgaacgaggatatgccaaatcccctcttctgaaataccgcagcctggagtatgccctcatgacctgcaccataatggcagtcatcggaggggccttcttcatggccacggccctatatatagagagggacgaaaaagaagcagagatggaatcagaacctccgtcatcctcctcctcctcactgcttcctgccgatgaggaccgcgcttcagactga